acatttgttgtattgaattgcaattagttGTTAAACATCTTATTTACTTCGTACTTCGGCGCAGCTATTAACAgttgaaatatacatatacatacatacagggTGCTACTATAAGCTAAACATTTCATAGGACATTCTCTTCGACTTCAACTTTGACTCAACAGTTAAAACGATATTCATTAATACAGAgataaagatacagatacagaatCGGAATCGAAATCGGTTGGCTATTAACTTTATCATTTCTATCTAACTACAGCTAACATATCGCTTGGCGCTTGCTTGGCTCTGCTTAAACGTAAAATGGAAAGTTTGTCTTCTTGGTGGCCTGCGTGAAGCTCGTCTCGGCATTTTGGCTGTTCAGTTTGGCCTGAACGGCGGCCACGATGCGCGCCGTTTGACCGTTAGCGCCCAGATTCAGTTCCAGTTCGAATTGCGTCATGCTTGTGGTCTGAATGTGCGCCTGCGTCTGCCTATAGGCCGCGACCAGTTTTCATCTGGGCGTGGTGATGCTCGGTAGCTTCTCTAGAAAATCAAGAGCCAACACATCTTCAATCTCCTGAAGGCAATTGGCCACATCCTGCTCGGCATCGGCATAATTGCATGAGTTGGGGCAACTTAATCCCAGCGTGGAGAAGAACGGATATAGTTCAAGCAATGACTGTAGCTGCTGGAAACTCAGCATCAAGTGACGATTCTTTGGACGCTGCATCAACTGTGgtgaaaaagaaaagcacaaTTAGTTGGCAACATTCGAGCACACACCTGAATCCACTTACCGGTGAGTGGCTGGTGTACTTCATGTCCATAAGCCGCGACACACGTTTCACGTGCGGCACATAGAGTGCACTTGGCAACGCGGCGAGATTCTCGACACTGCCATTGGGCAGCGGCAGTGGCACCACCTCCTCGTGCACATCGAACTCCGTGCCAACAAAGGCCCAACGATACATTTGGAAATGCGGCAGCTTTGTTGCCGGCAGCACACAGCCCAGCTCGAGGAGTTTGCATGCCTCCAGCTGCACTGAGCGCCAGTGCTGCATGGGCGTCTGAGCATTGATGCCGTTGCTGGCGCTGGAGTTGGATGTCGACCAGGGAATCTCCATGCTCGGCAACAGTCGCGATTGTTGACTACTGTGCAAAATAAGCCATCAGTTGGTTatgattgaaattatttttgtaatcgGTGCAGCTTACCTGCGCTCATCCGTTTCGGACTTGAGCTCTTGCTCCATTTGCAAAAAGACCTGCACCATTTCGGCTATGAGAATGGGCCACAACGAGGTGACGTGGTCGGGTGACATGCGTAGCAGCAGCACACGGAAGCACAGGAAGACGGCGGCTTGCACTGATGGACCCAACGGAACCAGACGCAGACTGTTGGCCAATTGTTCTGCAGGCAGAAAAAGACATTATAAGAAAGCATTAAGAAGGACTGTTATTATTTCTTGCATCAGCTTCTTTCTCTCGTTTAAAGACTAAGCACGCGATTCTTTCGTTTTTCGATGAAAACGTgcttaaattcttaaatagtTTGGCTATCAAATAGTTCaagcatgtatgtatatcgaCGGACAGATAGAGGAACGAACGGAATTCGCTATATCGAATGGTCTGTTGAAACTGATTAAGAATGtacatatttacttttgttagTCACACAAATTGAACCCTTTTCCACTCTAGTTTATAGCGGGTATAAAGTGTGTTTTACACTTCCCAGAACTCACCTTGTATGTCCGGCATGTACTTGTTGTGCTGATCGAATTCGCTGCAGTAGATGACAAACGCCAAGCGCTTGAGCAGCATGGCCCGCAGCTCGTACTCTTGATCCCGCGATGCAAAGATATTGAGACTGCCCGCCTGTGAGAGTGACACACGCGTCATCAGTTCCCGGAATGTGGTATTGTCATAGGTCATCAGACTGTCCATGATCTGACGCCAAAAGGGTAAACACGAGATGTGCATCTGGAAGAACGAAGTGTCCAACAGCAGATCGAGCATATCCTTGCGCCACGCCTTCCTCGTATACTGATAGCCACTGAGGCTGGCCAAAAGCGCAGAGCACGCATAGAAGAAGGGCACATTGCGGGCCGTGTGATTCTTTAGGTACGGCGTAATGTTGTACAGCAGCGTTGTCACAATGGTCACCACCTTGTCCTTCTCCTGCGAGCCATAAGCCACGTCCAGCAGGTTGGACAAGATGCCCGCCAGCACGCTCTGCGCCTGAAGCGAATACTGTTGAATGCCACCGCCCAAACTGTTGTCCTTGGCATGGCCATCGGTGTCCTCCTTGACCGCCAGATTGCGACGCAACCAGGTCGTCTGCTCCAAACAAGCACCGGCCACACTGGACAGCGACTCGACGAGTCGCGCGGTCACGTCGTGCAGCTCACGCACCTCCTTCTTGTCGGGGAACGGCATCTGTGGGCAACGCTGCACGAACTCATtaagcagcatcagcagcgcaAACTGCGCTGGCGGCGTCAGACTGAGACCATCCCGTATGAGCACCAACAGGGCTGACCAAGCATCTGCCAGCTGTGGCGCCGGCGCAGATCTCATGTAGAAATAGAACAGCTCCAGGGCGCTCACTTCAATGCTCAGTTGAGCCGGAGGTCGGTGAATCGGTGGCGGTGACTTGACCACCTGATGCAGCGTCTGCACAAACGAGTCCATGGGCATCACACGTATGCTGGACACCAGAGAGACGAGACTGAGTTGTGAGGGACAAGCCTGCAGCGTGGAGTTGCGCTGGAACTGCTCCGTAACGCCAGAAGTTGTCGACGAAGCGCCATtgctggcgctgctgttgctgcagccacGTTGCTGCCAGGTGACAGCAATGGCAGCCAGGAAGTTGCAGCCATGATGTAGCGAGACTGGCGACAAGAACTccaacagctgctgccgcaCGGGACGCAATTGACCCAGTTCGCTGTCCCAAATCGCTGCCACGCTGGTCATGATGCGCGGCAGATGCGAGAGCACCGCATTGCGTGCCGCCTGCAGTTGAGGATTGCGCGGTGCTGACGCTGTGGACGTGGACTCGCTGGCCGAGAGGAACGAGTGCACAATGCTGTTGAGCAGTTGTCCAGTGCTGGAACTCTGGACGGCGGCGCTGGTCTGTGGATAGGCCTGATTGAAGAGATGTGACAGCGCCGTCTGCTGTGTGTTGTCCAGCAGACAATAGTGACACAGGATGGTCAATGCCTCCAGCTGCGAGATGACATAGTCGGGCGGAAAGTGTCGCTGTTGTGGCAGCGTAAGTCGGGCCAGACGATCCAGATTGTTGCACAACTGATGCACCACGCTGATCACAATGTTCGTCAGCGAACCGAAGCTGAAGCAGTTCAGCGAACTGGTCACTAGATCCGTCCAGTTGCGATGCAAGTGCCGCAGGCGCTCCTGCTGCAGTGCACCGAGCACGGCGGCCAGAAACATGGGCTGCTGACTGATGAGACAGTTGGGCAAGTATTTGACATTGGCGGCGGCACCTTCAGCCAGACGCGTGGGCGACGCATTGCCCGAGGCGTTATTATCCTCGTTGGCCGCATTGCTGGGCGTATCCTGACGCAACTGATGCACCTCGTGCTCCAGCCGTATCACTGCAAGAAGTAaacgcagcagctgcagctgaaagCAATCCGCGTGCAGTTGATCGTCCTGCGGATCATTGAAGTTGAGCACCTGCTCGgcatagctgctgctgcccggCTGCAACGGTTTGCGTCCGTAGTTGCAGACAGAACTGTTGAGGCAGTGCAGCATAACTTTTTGCAGCTTGGCCCTGCCGAGCAGATCGGCAATGTAGCAGGCGAGGCCACGTCCCATGCCCTTGACAATCTCGATGAGCTCAGTGCAGATGACAGCCAGCAGCTCAATGCTCTCCAGTTGAATGCGTCGATTGTTCATCACATCCTGCAGCGTGGGCGGCTGCCGCTGGGCATCCAGAGATTCGCGTTGAAAATAGCCACGTGCatagaacagcagcagcgtgaCCAACAGCTCCAGATGCATACAACCACGATAGCCTTGGGCATACTCCGAGTTGCTGACGCTGCCCGCAAATCCTTTGCCCGAGATGCTCTTACGATGCCGGATGAGCAGCTGCTTCAGGCTGCCGCTGGTAAACGATGTCGTaatggacagacagagaaaggtGCGCTTATCACAGCAGATGATATTCCGCAGTGTCTGCAGCGCGTACAGCGTCTGGCGGGTGTCATAGATGGCCAGATAGAGCAACAGATGATTGTGATAGAGCTGCGCCGCATCCGTGTGCCGGAATGTGCTCAGCGAGCTGTTGCTCTTGGTGGACGAACGTATGCTCAGTTGCTCTTcgttggcagcagctgcagctgctgcattcTGTCGTAAGATCTCCACATTCTGTTTGCTCTTCTCCAGCGTCTTTTGCCAATCTGGCTGCAGTTTGTTTGTCTCCAAACTCAGCGTACGTCGCTTGTCCTCCACATTGATGGTCGGCTGACTATTCTCGTTGTTGCTCGCCTCCTGTTCCTCCTCGCTATGCGTGGCTGTGGCCTCCGTTTCGAGGTGCTCGGCCAGATTGCTGTGATTGCTGTCCGTCGAGGTCTTAGAGATGCAGCTGAGACGTTTCTTGTCGCTGCTCGTCAAGAGTTTCTTGCGCTTTCGCAGTTCCTTGGCCAGCTTCTTGTCTTGCGGTCGCAATAGCGCCTCGCTAAAATATTCATCAGCTGGCAGTGCATGCTCATTGTCCTGCTGGTTGGCTGTCTGCTGCTCCTCGTTCGGCTCATTGAGACTGGAGTCGCCGGGCGTCTTTTCGCGCGTCAAACGATACGTCTTGCGACTCTTGATCCGCTCGTGCTGCGTCAACGCTTCCGTTACTCGTTCACAGTCACCCACAAAGCGCTTAACATCATCGGCAGCGCCACCTCCAGCACTGGAGCTGATTGTCAAACTATCCTCTTTGTCTATGCTCGTCTCACGCAGCTCCGAATCCGATTCAAAGTCGCTGCTCTCCGAGTTGTCAGTAATGTCCTGATCGTAGTGCAATGATGGCTCCTGCTCTGCCGCTGCCTGCGATTCACTCACTCGCGATTCCGTTTCGTCCATGGCGCTGGCCAGTTTCTGCTCGAGCGGCGTTTGGGGCGCATCTTTGCCCGTGCTGGACACCAGCTCTATGCGTGGCTCCTCCAGATCCGTTTCGTCATCGAAATCATGCGCATTCTCCAGCGGATTAATAATCAATCCAATCGTATTTATATCCTGCAGAGCTTCGCTAGCAAGCGGCGCTTTGTCGCTCACAAAATTTGAGGTTTTATTTGACTTGTTGCCACCGCTGAGCGTCACGCCAAAGATCTTCTTGGGCAAATGGCGTATGGGGCTCTTCTTTTTGCCGCTACCCACGCTGCCGCCACTGCTGGCCGCCTCCATGTGATGATACTTGACATTGCCTTGCTCCGAGCTAATTGCGTATACATCGCGCTCAAATGCGGGTGTCTCATCGTAGGCGGATTGTTCCGCTTCGGCAGCTTCGCGATAAAGTTGCTGCATGTGCACGATGCCCACACGCTTGGAGCTGGCCGATAGCAGAATCTTGTAGAGCGGTTTGGTCAGTCGCGCCAGATCGCCACGCAAGAGCGATGCCTGCAACCAATTGGTGACAAAGGTGCGCTCGGACATGTAATGCGGCAGGGCCAATGTGTCGAGCACTTTGAGCAGCGTCTTCTCGAAGCCACGCGACATCTGCTTTTCTCTGCCCAGATGCCAAAGCAGCTCGAACTTTTTGTAGCTGCGCGCCTGACTTTCTCGCAGACGCTCCAGGCTGGGAGATGGACACAGCAGCTGGGCATCTGTGGCACGTTCCAGTTGGAAGCTACGCAAAGCGTTACCGGCTCCCAGTCCATTGTGGGACGGAGCTTGCAGCAAGTGCTGAGCGTGCATACGATTGCCAATGACCGACTCAACGAGTCCGCTCTCCAGACAACTGTGCAGCTGATGCAGCAATGCTGCTATCTGCGAGGGATCAATGCCCGTGGTGCCAAGGTAATCCCACAGTATGGAACTGACCAGCTGAAAGACGCGTGTGCGCTGTTCCAAGTAGTTGACGTGGCCGAACTTCAGCAGTGGCAACATCACCACAAATGTAACACCTGGACTGGTCGTGTGTTCGATCTGCGAGCGCAACAGGCTGTGAATAAGTTGAGAGCAGAATGTGAGCTGGAGTGCAAGTGATTGCTATATGGTTTGCTTACCTGATCAGATCGAAGAGCGTTGTGATGGCGGCCACTTGAAGTTCCTTGTCGCTCTGCGCAAAGCAGGCCACCAGACACAACACCTTCAGCCAATTAGGCAGCTCGGGTTCTGGAATCATAAAACAATTAGTTtgcgaaagagagaaaacaaaCTCGTTTGCACTCACCACTCTTGTCCAGTATGATGTGCTTGTTGCAGTTGGGAAACGTGGACATCTCCACCAGCAAACTGGCAGACAGTTTGATTGCCGAGCGCATCGCTGAGTTGAGCTGGAGCTCGGACAGCTGCTGCACACTGCGCTGTGTCTGCGCATCGATGAGCAGCTTCTGCTGTGGCTCTTCGGtggcgtcgctgtcgctgctaaTCTCGCTGGCGCTGACTGTAGGCAGCGAGAGATTCAACAGGCGTTGCAACTGCTTGGAACGTGCCACAACATCCACTCGAAGCAGGCCAAACAATCGCTCGATTTGTGACTCGCGCTGCGGACATTGATGCTCTAGAACTTGTTCCACCATAAACAAACTTGAGGTGTGGCTGGTGGTGCGTTGCAGCTGCACCTTGACAGCGCACTTGTCGCTGCTGGCGCCAATATCCACGCAGCTGGCGGCAGTTTCAATTTGCAGCAGCTGTCGTGCCAAATACACTTCGAAGAAGATCTCGTATTGTCGTATGCATTTTTCCAATATGGAAAAGCCACGTTGCTGCGTCGCCTTGCTCTGCTCATCGTCCAGTTGAAACTCCGGACAGTTCTCGGGTGGCGCACTCTTCGGCGGCTCCTCGCCGGCATCGTCAGGCACATCGCTGGCGGTGGCTGCATTGGGTGTCAGCACAATGTCCTTGGGCCGTGCCTTTTTCGGGCTGCTACGTATGAAAGGCACCTTGGCCTTGGCCTTGATCTTCTTAATGCTGCGCGGCGTGTCCAGATCCGACGACGATTGCTGGCCTGTATCCGAGGCGCTTATCTATGACAGTAAAAACGTCAGCTTAAGAAAAGATTTGCAAACCTAACACACTTACATCTTTGTCCAGTTCAGAGAGGCGCGAGAAAGACTTGGCCTTCTTCTTGGGACTGTGCCGCACCACGCTCTGATTGGAGGCGGAGCGACGTATGAGCTCCTCGTCATTCGGCTCTCCGCTCTGCAGCGAGTGCTCGCCAAACTGATTAAGCCGTGAGTCTGATTTGCTCTTTTCTAGTGCATTCGATTGCGTGGCGGACTCCATGAAGCTGCCACTGTTGCCATTGCTActgccattggcattgcctGTCTGCTCATCCAAGCCAGAAACGCTGTGCTCCATCAGTTTGTTAAGTTTAATGGGGCTGCTGCAGGAGCAGGGAAAATATAAGTATTAGCAAAGTGTGGCACTTAAGTATTAACTACAAACTTACGTGATCATCGGCTGAACCCTGGACACGATCTTCATGCAGAGCTTCAGAGCAGCCGTGATCTCATCGCTGCTGAGACGTTCCATgtgcagcgacagcagctgtGTGATGGCCAGGAATACCTTGGGCAGGTAAACGCGTGTCGTTTCCGTGTACATCTCCAGCGAGATGGTCTCCAGCAGGAATTCGGTAAGCACACAAATCTCCAGCACACACGGATCCCCGGAGCCGACGATGCTGGCAAATTTGCCATCGCTGTTGGACTGGGCGGAGCTTGGCGCCAGCTGACAGGCGCGCTCAAACATGTTGGTCATGTAGCTCCAAATGTAGGCCGGATCGAAGGTGGCAAAGAGCAGATTGGCCGACTTGAGCGCGTCCGCATTGCTGCTGGATATGTACATGGCGCGTATGATGTCATGCAGCACAAAGTCCAGCACGGCGCTGCCGATCTCCGCCTTGTCCAACAGCGACAGCATAATGCGATACGGCTTCAGATCCATGGGCTGGCAGGCCAAGCTCAGCCGCAATGTGCTGACCAAGGCACTGATCAAGATGTGCCGCGAATGCGTCACAAAATACGGTTCCGCCTCTTTCTGCCCATCGACGGTGGTCGAGTCCAGCGACAGCGTATCATAAGTGGGCGAACTCTTGGTCACCTCGCTGGCCAGCAGCCACGAGAAGAGTCGCCTGTTCAGCGACATGTCACGCCTCAGTATTGTGTTTAAACCATTTGTGACCAGCAGCACCAACTGATCCTCATCCAACAGCTGTGTGTGCATGGGAAAACCGAGCAATAGAAACTCCAGAGTATTGCGCTGCACCAAGATCAACGAATCGTTGAGGCAAGCGCACAGCGCCGACATCATTATCTCACGATTATGACCCATAATATAGATTTGCTTTTGCATGTCCAGGCGCTTGTTAAAGTGCTCCAACAGAAAGGTAATTGCAGGCAGCCGAATGGCCGCATTATTCGCCACCGACTCCCAGAGCACCGTGTAAAAGTGCATCGGATtgacagccagacagacatTCTTCAGCAGCGCACTGATGCGATCAAAGTGATCCAGACCACAGTCATAGCCGGGTAGCACACCGCTGAGGAATCCGCTTAGCGCTGGACGCAGCTTGTCACCCAGCGGCACAAAGTAGGTCTCGTAGATGGTGAGTAGTGCGGGTCGCACATTCATTGCCGCGTAGCCCAGTAGCGGAAATAGGCCAGCGCTACAGGGAATTAAAGAATACAGATAAGTTATCACacatataaacattattaattattcaacTCACCCATATATGAACTCTTGGGCGAGACGCTCGGGCCCCGTCTTGCTGAATATCACTGAGTACGTCTCGAGGGCCTTCAGATGAACGCCCGAGGGTAGCGCTGGATGCATACATTGAGCCAAACGTTTGGCAATCTTCAGTCGTCGCGGTATGACTTGGTATTGTGTGTTACTCGATATGGCCTATCGCGAAAGCAAGTTCAAGAAATGTTAAAGCACGAATGACGCACACTTGACTCAGTCAAggacaaaattaaaaaaaaggctTTTCTTATACATCGAAAATTAAATGCGGTGAGCAATTGTGAAGTAAATGAAACACAAATTCAGTTAAAATGCTagaaaatttaagtttaacaaAGCAATCTTGAAAAACTGATTCATCATTCTAAAGGGATTTAATGAGTTGATCGCTTTAAATTTGACTTGAGTACTACCTAGATAcctaaaattatttacatataaacaaGCGGACGGACGGGCATCTGCCCGTCTCGACGATTAGCCGAGTTTCTCACAACGTGACATGATCTCGTAAGGGTCAAGAAGTAAACAAAGTTTATTGACCGTCTGCCTCAATGCCAGTTGTATGTTTAGCTCTATGAATGATTCACCTAAAACTAACACACATACGGCCTACAGCAAAATGGGTACTCTTCACCAAGTTTCAATAATATAgcttcaaaaataaaagataactTCAATTTATAACAAGCAGACAGACGGCAGAGTTTATTTATAGCATTACTGGTGataattacaataaacaaCTCTCTAAAAGGGGCTCAAGATTAAATCAAGGAAGTGCATTACTGTTTTTTCCCAAAGCTCTGACggttatataaaaatagttgacaTTTAAGCTGGGTTAATGATTTATGCTTGACTTGAGTGAAACCTAGTTCAATAATTTACGCGATTGTAAAAGCTTTATCGCGACGACACGCGACGTAACAAACTGTTTTCTAGGGCTGCAAAAAGTCccacaataattataaagtcAAAAGTCAGTTGGTAATAATAGCGATAAGGCCCGCAAATTGACATATAGAATGAATCAGCGCTGCGGGTGTGAAAACTGAAAGCTAATCATGATGGGGAATGTGGAGGATGAAGGACTGGTCAGTATATGGCATGTTGGAAGTACTACAGTAAAGATTAGCTTAACGGACACTTAATTTTATGACATTCTGACAGCACTTCTCTTATTCGGTTTAAAGAATGTTCACTGTACTGGGAATGCCAGCCTTGCTCTTGGTGCGATAATAAATTGTAGCGCAGTTAGTTGTGGCCATAGATATATAGTTTTAGTGTGATACCTTGCTAAGTTTGCCCAAGGCAGAGATTAAATCCGCCCACTCGCTGGAGTATTCGAAATTGCGCAGCGCTTTGTCGATGTTTGTCATGTATTGGCGATACTTCGCCTCGGCCATGAGCTTCTGCTCCTCCATGATTGTGTCCGCAGACTCCATGGCGACGTGTTTTTGTGACTCGCTCCCTCTTTCGTTTGACTATTGCTGTAGAAGGaggaaaaataacaaacaagaAATCAATAACAATTAACCAAACACACTTGTTGCCGATGTCCTTGagatttgctgttgctgtttattCAAAATCATAACGCATACACACATTTAATGTGTTTGGCATCTCtatcgctctctttctctttctctcgcacacactctGCTGCGTCAGCTGCAGTTGCCaatgtttctgtttctgctgctgctgattgccAACAATGGACAAAATTACACAaatcacatacatacaacatgCATGTGTGTCTGCTATTGtcgttgtgtgtgttcttTGTTCAGCATAGACGTGGaatcaattatttgcaaattgaatttgattctcgaatatttttcacatttcaccTTATTAACCCGCAGTGGGCAGCacagtttaatttttttgtttgagtgtgtttctttatttgtttttttcttttccttctcctgtcttgttgttgttcgctctCTCGCGCACGTCACACAATTAACTGTAAAATGTAATTGCAGTGACGACTCAAATCGGAGACTCTCGAGACTCGCGACCAGCTGATGACGAATTTTTTGCAGACACGCAACACAAACGCAAGCCAGagcaaaatacttttgtttataattttatgtgCTACGTTGAACTCTTATTTTTTACGACATTTTGCGTCGCCATCGATAATTGCAcatgtttgtttattgttctattgattcacatttcaattagCATATGTGTTTTTAGCgagaaaaaaattacaataaaaataatacagacTGCTCTATCCGTGTTCCGTGCACTTACATTttctaaaacattttaatagttGTATCGATACATCGACTTATCGATACATGGCACAGATGATTGTGGAATGCCACTCACTAAATATTTGTtcttataccaaattttaagaACTTGTAGATATGTATGTTTAGGTCAATGAAATATCATTTattgttcaattatttttattaatttataaaattaaaatcaattataaataaaaaagctacttaaaatgttttttatagtAAACCATATCGATAGACCGATTAAAAGGTTAAATTTTTATTCGTTAAATTCGATTTGCTATACAATATAATtccaaaagcaattaaatttagattatATGAAAGTCagcatatatttattcatttctctcacaaactcaataaattacttaaagaAATCTGCAATACttgttattcaaataaatacgaaacccgttttttttttaaatgcaaaatgcaaagtgaaaaaataacttaatgcAAATGAATAGAATTGTCCACAATTGTTGTAGTTTGCAACCTT
This is a stretch of genomic DNA from Drosophila albomicans strain 15112-1751.03 chromosome 3, ASM965048v2, whole genome shotgun sequence. It encodes these proteins:
- the LOC117570398 gene encoding protein dopey-1 homolog isoform X1 — protein: MESADTIMEEQKLMAEAKYRQYMTNIDKALRNFEYSSEWADLISALGKLSKAISSNTQYQVIPRRLKIAKRLAQCMHPALPSGVHLKALETYSVIFSKTGPERLAQEFIYGAGLFPLLGYAAMNVRPALLTIYETYFVPLGDKLRPALSGFLSGVLPGYDCGLDHFDRISALLKNVCLAVNPMHFYTVLWESVANNAAIRLPAITFLLEHFNKRLDMQKQIYIMGHNREIMMSALCACLNDSLILVQRNTLEFLLLGFPMHTQLLDEDQLVLLVTNGLNTILRRDMSLNRRLFSWLLASEVTKSSPTYDTLSLDSTTVDGQKEAEPYFVTHSRHILISALVSTLRLSLACQPMDLKPYRIMLSLLDKAEIGSAVLDFVLHDIIRAMYISSSNADALKSANLLFATFDPAYIWSYMTNMFERACQLAPSSAQSNSDGKFASIVGSGDPCVLEICVLTEFLLETISLEMYTETTRVYLPKVFLAITQLLSLHMERLSSDEITAALKLCMKIVSRVQPMITSPIKLNKLMEHSVSGLDEQTGNANGSSNGNSGSFMESATQSNALEKSKSDSRLNQFGEHSLQSGEPNDEELIRRSASNQSVVRHSPKKKAKSFSRLSELDKDISASDTGQQSSSDLDTPRSIKKIKAKAKVPFIRSSPKKARPKDIVLTPNAATASDVPDDAGEEPPKSAPPENCPEFQLDDEQSKATQQRGFSILEKCIRQYEIFFEVYLARQLLQIETAASCVDIGASSDKCAVKVQLQRTTSHTSSLFMVEQVLEHQCPQRESQIERLFGLLRVDVVARSKQLQRLLNLSLPTVSASEISSDSDATEEPQQKLLIDAQTQRSVQQLSELQLNSAMRSAIKLSASLLVEMSTFPNCNKHIILDKSEPELPNWLKVLCLVACFAQSDKELQVAAITTLFDLISLLRSQIEHTTSPGVTFVVMLPLLKFGHVNYLEQRTRVFQLVSSILWDYLGTTGIDPSQIAALLHQLHSCLESGLVESVIGNRMHAQHLLQAPSHNGLGAGNALRSFQLERATDAQLLCPSPSLERLRESQARSYKKFELLWHLGREKQMSRGFEKTLLKVLDTLALPHYMSERTFVTNWLQASLLRGDLARLTKPLYKILLSASSKRVGIVHMQQLYREAAEAEQSAYDETPAFERDVYAISSEQGNVKYHHMEAASSGGSVGSGKKKSPIRHLPKKIFGVTLSGGNKSNKTSNFVSDKAPLASEALQDINTIGLIINPLENAHDFDDETDLEEPRIELVSSTGKDAPQTPLEQKLASAMDETESRVSESQAAAEQEPSLHYDQDITDNSESSDFESDSELRETSIDKEDSLTISSSAGGGAADDVKRFVGDCERVTEALTQHERIKSRKTYRLTREKTPGDSSLNEPNEEQQTANQQDNEHALPADEYFSEALLRPQDKKLAKELRKRKKLLTSSDKKRLSCISKTSTDSNHSNLAEHLETEATATHSEEEQEASNNENSQPTINVEDKRRTLSLETNKLQPDWQKTLEKSKQNVEILRQNAAAAAAANEEQLSIRSSTKSNSSLSTFRHTDAAQLYHNHLLLYLAIYDTRQTLYALQTLRNIICCDKRTFLCLSITTSFTSGSLKQLLIRHRKSISGKGFAGSVSNSEYAQGYRGCMHLELLVTLLLFYARGYFQRESLDAQRQPPTLQDVMNNRRIQLESIELLAVICTELIEIVKGMGRGLACYIADLLGRAKLQKVMLHCLNSSVCNYGRKPLQPGSSSYAEQVLNFNDPQDDQLHADCFQLQLLRLLLAVIRLEHEVHQLRQDTPSNAANEDNNASGNASPTRLAEGAAANVKYLPNCLISQQPMFLAAVLGALQQERLRHLHRNWTDLVTSSLNCFSFGSLTNIVISVVHQLCNNLDRLARLTLPQQRHFPPDYVISQLEALTILCHYCLLDNTQQTALSHLFNQAYPQTSAAVQSSSTGQLLNSIVHSFLSASESTSTASAPRNPQLQAARNAVLSHLPRIMTSVAAIWDSELGQLRPVRQQLLEFLSPVSLHHGCNFLAAIAVTWQQRGCSNSSASNGASSTTSGVTEQFQRNSTLQACPSQLSLVSLVSSIRVMPMDSFVQTLHQVVKSPPPIHRPPAQLSIEVSALELFYFYMRSAPAPQLADAWSALLVLIRDGLSLTPPAQFALLMLLNEFVQRCPQMPFPDKKEVRELHDVTARLVESLSSVAGACLEQTTWLRRNLAVKEDTDGHAKDNSLGGGIQQYSLQAQSVLAGILSNLLDVAYGSQEKDKVVTIVTTLLYNITPYLKNHTARNVPFFYACSALLASLSGYQYTRKAWRKDMLDLLLDTSFFQMHISCLPFWRQIMDSLMTYDNTTFRELMTRVSLSQAGSLNIFASRDQEYELRAMLLKRLAFVIYCSEFDQHNKYMPDIQEQLANSLRLVPLGPSVQAAVFLCFRVLLLRMSPDHVTSLWPILIAEMVQVFLQMEQELKSETDERSSQQSRLLPSMEIPWSTSNSSASNGINAQTPMQHWRSVQLEACKLLELGCVLPATKLPHFQMYRWAFVGTEFDVHEEVVPLPLPNGSVENLAALPSALYVPHVKRVSRLMDMKYTSHSPLMQRPKNRHLMLSFQQLQSLLELYPFFSTLGLSCPNSCNYADAEQDVANCLQEIEDVLALDFLEKLPSITTPR